TGTGCAAAGGAAGCCCCTGCCTTTTGATGGTGCTGGGTCTCTGATACACTCAGGACTGCCTGTGGATGTATCTCTGTATGGGTAGGGTGGCCAACCTGTCTCTACttgcttgtttttttctttcttctcctcttctgCAGGAAATACCTGGATGTTCACTCCATGGATCTCATTGACAAGGCCCAAACCACCGATGAGCTGAAGAGGTGATGGGGATTGGGTAAAGCGCAGACACAGCAGGAACGCACACCCCATATCAAAATACAAACGCGTGTGTGTAATAAGCTAAGctagtcagtacttggatgggagaccaccgaggaagtcctgggttgctatgcagaggcaggcagtgaggGCAAACCACCTGggtacatctcttgccttgaaaccctgcagggtcaccataagtcagctgtgacttgacatttTCTACCACGATACACATGTTGGCCATACGAATGCAAAATCCGATTATGTTCATATACAGTTCTGTGCATAGCCAAGAAAGATAGCATACAGAAAAATGCATGATTGCCCGCTAGCCCTATACAAAATGCAGGTTTGCGCACTAATTTTTCACACCCCAGCGGTCACGACTTCAGCTGCGTATGTAGAGTCCTATTCAGGTGTCtcaagcagcaacagcagccttTATCCCTGGAGTACAGGTTCCTTGGAAAACTGGATCTCACACTCTCAAAAGGATAGTGTTGAGTACAACAGGGATTCTTCCCAAGCGCTGGAACCCTGCTCCGTGCTAGCAGGACTACCCAACCTGAAGAAGGCTTGGCTTGGCCTTCTATCCTTTGAGAGTGTGAGATCCAGTTTCCCAAGGAACCTGTACGCCCAGTGAAAGGCCAGGCAACTCATCCGCTTCCTTGAGCCTTACTCATGCTTACAGTAGCACAATACATGTTATTAAATCCTTTGTCGTGTGATGAACACTGATTTGTTTAAAGAACAGTCTTTCCACTGCAGAATCAGTTGTAACCCAAAATCAACAATACTGACACGAGAATAGATCATCAGATCACTTCCTTTGGAGTAAAACTTCTGATAGCCaagcaaaggaaaaacaaaatgaaagggCTGGACCCAGTTCCTGGAGAAGGCACTGCAGCTGAGACAGCCCCGTCCCATGCTCTGTAGGatctcatagaatcagagttggaaggggccatacaggccatctagttcaaccccctgcttaatgcagggctggcttagagcaggggtggccaaactgtggctcaggagccacatgtggttctttcacacatctggtgtggctctcgaagcccccactgccctgtcagctggcacggagaaggcatttgtctccttaaatcacttcgccaagccagccagtggcttgaagaatgcatttaaagttaaaagttgctttctttccacctctccatccccccatctgttttccttcctccctcactccctcccagctctcgagcatctgatgttcatgtcttgcggctctcaagcatctgacatttattctatttggctcttatgttaagcaactttggccacccttggcttagagcatccctgacaagtatttgtccagccactgcttgaagactgcagtgagagggagctctatctccctagggagctgattctgCTATTGAAGCACTCTGACCTTAAAATGTtttttcccctaatatccagtcGGTACCTTAAATTCTCTGCTGCCAACATAAAgagctccttgccctcctttgTGACGGctgtcatgtcccccctcaatctcctcttctccagaccaaACAGTCCCAGGGAGATGGTGAATGGATCTGGAGAGTAAAGCTGCAAGCCTAGGCAGATTGACTTGGGAGTAAGCTCAAGCAGGATCAGACTGTACAGGACAAGAAAAAACATCCTGGGTGGGAAGAGAGAGATCATAGAGTCTTGAAAACTGTTGATACTGCGAGCGAAACAACCAATAACGTTCTGTGTACGtgggtttagagcaggggtggccaaacttgcgtaatgtaagagccacatagaataaacgtcagatgtttgagagctgcaaggaaggagggaacaaaatagatggggagggaggagcaagggagaggtgaaaagaaagcaacattaactttaaatgcattctccaagccgttgtctggcttggcttgcagaagagatttaaagagacaaatgccttctccaagctggccaacagggtggtgggggctttgagagccacacaatatgtggccacccctggtttagagagaCTTCGAGCGTCAGGACCAGCAGTAAACTCAAAGGTCAATAATCCCTTCTGTGTTTTCAGCCGCGTGCAATTATTGCAGTAGGTCGTGCAAAACTAGGGCCAACCCTCATCAGAAAGAGGACAAGGAAATGGGAGGCTGGAAGAATTCTGCATTAAAAGAAGCATGCCTGTAATAATTCCTTCCCCATTCcttcctcttggtcagtctcctctcGGAGTTGTTCGACCTGCAGGATTTCCAGTCAAACCCGCGCTCCGCCATCTTGTTGGATCTGTACTTCTATTCCATCCAGTTCTGCCGGGAGCAGGGATTCAACCGGGAACAGACCTCTGCCTTCTTTTCCATTGTGAAGGACACGCATGAGGCCTGCGTGGGTaaggagaccgggggggggggcaatgctgCGGTAGGGGAAGGAGGACTAGGGGATGATGCTTACTTGACATTGTCCATGGTGGTTGGGAGGGCTCCATCATGGAGTGCAGATTCTGCAGGCCAGGGTGAAGTGTGAGAGGCTGGAAATGCATCCCTCCCCCCGTCTCCTCCTTACCTAGCCTGGCTCCAGATGACGCCCAGCTTTCCAGTCTCAGCTGTGTGTGCAGGACCATAAGCAAACAAAGCAGTGCCAGCAATCACAAGTGACAGGCGAGCAGAGGGAGAAAAAGtatcaagaagaagatattggatttatatcctgccctccacgctgaatctaagagtctcagagcagctcacaatctcctttaccttcctcccccacaacagacaccctgagagggtggggctgagaggactctcacggcagctgccctttcaaggacaactcctgcgagagctatggaggacctaaggccattccagaagctgcaagtggaggagtgggttctcccacataagagtctacgcacttaaccagtacaccaaactgaccgGAAGTGGACCTTCTGGTCCACCAGCTGAGAACTGGGCTTTAGGGGAAGGACCAGAGTTGAACATGAGGGATCGTGGAAGGAAGGGGCAGAACCCTAGTCGGCTCCTCTGCTCACCCCtgactcttcccccacccctgcagaaACACCGCTACCGAACGTGGAGGAATGCTACAACTACTTCACCGAACTGGTTTTCTGCCATTCCATCCGGGTGAGTGCCCTTGTGCCAGGCAAGGCAGGAAGGTCTCTCCACAACAATGCCTGTTTGGGGGAAATAGTGGCATCTTCCTGCCCACCTCCTTTTCTGTTCCCCCTACAGAGACCTCCCTTCAGTATCGATCTCTTCAATCAAGACCAGCTGGTGCTCATAACCGATTACGTGATCAACACCTACTTCCGGCACTTCAAACTTTACAAATATGCTTTCACTCCGCAGGTAAAGCAACCTCTCCGGTCATCTCAGAGGGTGCAAGAGGGGCCTCCTGTCTTCCTTCTTCAGCCTGGGAGGCAAACGGCATTGGCTTCTAGACATGCTGTGCCACAAGTTGTGTAATGTTGCCTCCCGTACAAGCTTCCAGCCCTCATGGA
The sequence above is a segment of the Heteronotia binoei isolate CCM8104 ecotype False Entrance Well chromosome 15, APGP_CSIRO_Hbin_v1, whole genome shotgun sequence genome. Coding sequences within it:
- the CFAP119 gene encoding cilia- and flagella-associated protein 119; translation: MVTRSCSGRVQAVMGPESLPQPQQHKAKICMWKYLDVHSMDLIDKAQTTDELKSLLSELFDLQDFQSNPRSAILLDLYFYSIQFCREQGFNREQTSAFFSIVKDTHEACVETPLPNVEECYNYFTELVFCHSIRRPPFSIDLFNQDQLVLITDYVINTYFRHFKLYKYAFTPQVRLDLSFTYIGMPEAKEEVEEPAESRESPLSPLQEESEEAPAAEQDPTATLREYISAQLNQELAQLRLVVEQRLRAAEEQFSSKLSQLEKGPSSSKGPGKGKKK